The Deltaproteobacteria bacterium nucleotide sequence GGATGACATCTCCGCGATTACAAGTAATCGTAGAGGGCATCGTCCTCTCCGTCCCACGCCGCCCGGAGTTGCTCGTCCGCCAGTCGCTTCCAGCCCAGCCGCTCCAGATCCCGTTCGGAGATCGGCTGAATCAGCGCGCACGGTTTCCCGTTCTGCGTGACGATGATCGTCTCCTTCTTCTTCTTGGCCCGCGCCAAGTATGCTGGCAACTCCTTGGTGACTTCAGCCATGGTAGCGAATCGCATCGTCACACCTCCGGGCGCAAGTATGGCTGATGCCCCTGCGCGCTTCCAGCCGCCCAGCGCCCTCCCTTCATCCCTCATCCTTCATCGCTCATCGTACACCGGCCGGAACTGCCCGAGGCCGAAATGGGCGGAGTGGCCGACTATTCAATGACCTCAAGCGTGAAAGGTCGGACCCTCCGGATCGCGCGGAAGTCCCGTCCGTTCTGCGTGATGACCGCCGCACCAATCGATCGTGCGGAGAGCGCGATCAGCACGTCGTTGACCAGTGCGGCGACCCCCGCCGGGTTGTAACCGTAGGCGGTGTGCAAGCGAGCGAGAACGGCACCCGCATCTTCGTAGACACGAGCCGTCGGCAGCAAGATGCGTCCCGCCCTGGCGAAGGGCGTCGTCATTCGGT carries:
- a CDS encoding type II toxin-antitoxin system Phd/YefM family antitoxin, which codes for MRFATMAEVTKELPAYLARAKKKKETIIVTQNGKPCALIQPISERDLERLGWKRLADEQLRAAWDGEDDALYDYL
- a CDS encoding PIN domain-containing protein — its product is MRLRRVVIDSNLYIDWLNARQHEAVLFQRDAVKYLSALVLMELRAGALVARDRRLVDRMTTPFARAGRILLPTARVYEDAGAVLARLHTAYGYNPAGVAALVNDVLIALSARSIGAAVITQNGRDFRAIRRVRPFTLEVIE